In Periophthalmus magnuspinnatus isolate fPerMag1 chromosome 9, fPerMag1.2.pri, whole genome shotgun sequence, the sequence ATGTGCTGCATTGTAAATATTGGTCTAAGGTTTTGGGGATGGCATCGTTTGTGTTTGGCACTCAGCATGTGTATGAATGTTATTCCTTCTCAATTAGTGGGATggttaaaaagtaatttgattTACTGGTTCTCGTGTTGACATGAGATTCGATGCAGCCTtgtttcaaatgttcaaatggagGTGGCTGACAGGTGAGAATTATACAAGATGTGCTTTAAAATGACAGATTTGGGgttgagtgatatgatttttatACATACTTTTTTCCTCAAATTGATCAATctattatttttgctttactttactttactttactttattttaattaactaatttatttatttatttttttattcaattattttatttatttattttttgtattaaattttttaaatgtaatttaattcaatttttgttttattttatatttaatttttttgttttgttttattgtgttttattgtagttttttgttttgtttttcttatttaatttttttttttctttttttatttgtttcttatataaaaaaaataaaaataaaaataaataaatacaaatggcTCCCACTCaaagtctgacctctgctccaaaccacagcggcagaggactggctgttgacctcttgattaaaaagactcAACCTGATCGTTGAAAACTGGAAATGCCTGAATTTtcatcttgattaaaatgtgattgcTTGTCACACCAGTCCAAGTGTCCCGTAACTATCAGTTGTTTCCAAAAATGATGAGAAACATGACATATAACCCCATGATTTGACTTTACACACCAACCCTTTTACACTAAAATCCTGTGTGTaattctgtactggattatgtagATGTGGTTTACATACAGACTtcggcctctgctttgaaacgtTGGATCCGCTCTTTCACTTGGCTCTTcgtttcattacaggtgatggcTTTGAAACCCATCTCTGTATTCTCTACGGGAAAGTGGGCTGGCcgtcactgtctgttagaagagaacaggactatatgaaatgtatctataagcgACTACTTCAAAGTCTGCCCGAATACCTCGCCTGCTTGTTAATCACTGACACCAGAACATTTACTACGAGACCACATGACTGCGTAAGGCTAAGGACTCGCCGCACCAGAACAGAGACGGGGAAAAAAGGGCTTTTGGTTGTTttccttcacaaaaatggaatacacttcaaggacaagcaaaattgaatactttggtgccacaattgcaatttaataatctgacaacaaacttttatacacacacctgcgtctttttttatgttttatctgGATTTATagactttttgttgttgtttgtattgtattttgaacaggacactcatgaaaaagagtccttggagtgctctcattgggttccactgtataaataaagatttaaaaaaaaaaaaagataaagaaataaTGGTGAAAAATGTTATTACCACAATTCTCATAGGCCATGGTCCATTTCTATTCCACCTGCAGTACGGCAAAAAACCCCAGCCATTGTGCACTTCATTGGTTTGGTGCATTTTCTGCTATATAAACAAATACAGTATTTCACTTTTCCATTCCATCAGGTTCCTTTATATGAGATGCCCTTAGCTGTCAGGTCCATCTCACCTTTGCGACGGGTGCGTTCCTTTGTCCATTTGAGAAAAAATTGGATATGTCCACTTCACGCCCTCGTGTTCTGATGGCCACTTCCAGAATGAGGTGAGacaagagacagacagagacacccctcacaaactcaaaaaaaaagcAGAGGATATGTCGAAAACTTTGCCATGCTGCAACACTATAAGGTAAAGTCTTCATTTCAGTCGTTATGGTTACTAAATGGTAGTCTTGATAATATTATTTGAACCCTAAtgtgaatatatttatttaaaggcaagATGGTAGGGTGCATGCTCGATTTAAAACGGGTCTATGTTGGTCCCGTAAAAGCTTTTAGAAATTTAGGAAACATAGGCCGAGGATCACacccacaacctccttccctcaaaaaataaataaataaaaataaggtaaTGTAATGCTCTTGATGGTTTAAGAAAAGTTTAATcgcaactgaacctgggttggcagtgccttaacctgcagatagaggacacatacaagtttgcTGTTTGTTGTTTCACCGATTTTCTTTTGGAtttgcccttttttttttttttttaagtgtatgaacgtgcattgtgtcctgcgtcctgattggctaagggactgtagaccctTGTCATCCTCTGTGCCGTggctcctgtacagtacagaatgtgttcagccaaatttacataaatgttcgaccgcagtgtgactctgaagtgctgtatgtttgcaagttttctccccgacaaaacccacaatgtcgatgaaacgttctgcaccgacaaaagcacctacgaaggtttgaactttgagagtgtttaaacgagagagaaatgtgataaaatgttaatgcctgtgtgagaaaagtgtataaagtgtgtggtgaggggttttacacacgcaaaacatatagaataattgtaaaaaataaagctgactacttcaccttcgcagatttcacctgttgcgggttatttttaaaacgtaacccccgcgattaACGAGAGGCCACTGAAAAATAGGCCACGCCAACCACCAgatttcactcactgagctataGAGGCTGCACttgcactgattaatgactggctgcaggtgctggggtttaggtagtggtAGGTCAGGTCACCAAtgggatttcagctttgaatctggcaacccaaatgaagcGAAATGAAATGACTGCTTTCTCACtaaataatcatcttgagaaccaaaacacaaaatcacaacatcagGAAcagttttgtaattaagaattcATCAGCATTAccttatcagtaaaagctgtatttgattcaAACGTGAACGGACATTTGAGGACACAGATAAGTCAGGTTTATAACATACAAAATAGACATTCTTCACATTCTCTTTGTATTGACTCAACCGTCATGTACATCAATGGCTAAGAAGACCATTACCCTTTTCCAGCACCCTGTTAAATTGCAAAGTAATCAATATAGATatctaatttaaaatgtaattgtacttCTTCTCCACATCCTGCAGTAGTGGATCACATTTGTGCTGGTCCATTGATTAAATACATGGGAAGGACTGCATATTTGACGTTTTTTTCATATAGACTACAAGAGTCCACCTTACACGCCTGGAGATAGACCATCGCTGAGTCCTACCCTCATTGAAATAACCCTAATAACAACAACCACGCGCTTAATCGAATACCTACTTCTATTTCCACCATTCAATAAGCAATTTCTCATTTTTCATTATGCAGACGTGATTGTACATTCATCTCCACCTACACACGGAAGAATGTTTAAGCTCCTCTGACAACACGGGAATTCTATCAATCTCTAATGCATATCCAATGAGGGGCTCTCCAGCAGCGCGCCTCATAAGACCATCCAAACACACTGATGTCTGTGTATGCCATTCAATCCTCTATACCTCGTCCCCAAGGCCCTCATTGTCTTCTATTTGTCTAACATGATGAAATATGCTAATCAGGGCTAGCAAGATAAATCCTGCGCCGACGATAACAGAAGTCGTGGAATACAACTGTAACCCCTTTAATTGAGAGTTCCCTTGGTAACACAAAAATGGCGATACAAGAGAATTGGACAAACGAGTTATACTTTGAACACCGAGCTTTTGGAACTGTGATGCTCTGTACACTGAGACATAACAATTCTACCATTTATTTAAGATAGCTAATCCAGAatgatctctgtattttttgtacagaTTGATATGAGTCTGATCCCTACACTGTCAGTTGCATCTTAAGCCCAGTCAAATGTGATCGTGCAAtcggatttttattttttttcagtgatgcttgtgaaatgaaggagcgcactggtcatttatcatttatattttcaaatttctctcatctcagattaacagagtttagtactTGGTTtatggataaaataaaaaatttaaaaaatccatgACATTTTACAGCTCCCTGCAAtattcttttttcctttattttttaagaCACATATGGACCAAgcatgttcctgattggctgttccacctgtcaatcgtgcctaaaacaaatctaaaaacacagataacCAGACTCACAACTTCATGAAGTATTGAAGacgtgtattctggatcccaagcaATCACCGACTACTTCAGCTTTTCAAAATAAGACGTGTGTGCcgtttgcatctaattacaaatagTCTCATCCTTcgcgaaccaggaagtgtgctgttagcaggTTAGTTGTTCCTAAGCGTTAACATAACAGCCGAACTCCACCCTGGCCTCTAGAAGTTGTaaaaaagcttataaactcattgtagtgATAAATAGGATGTTAATGTGTTTGAAAAGTAAGGAATAACAGACCAAACCAATTAACATGAATTGAACTGTTTCacgttttaaaacaaaaaatcagaTCAAGAATCAGTGcctttgaaacatttttataatggttattttaatcatttaattAAGTTTAGGATAAAACGTAACACTGTAAGACTTTTCAATAtcagaaaatgttgtttttttttgagtgtggagtggaaattagtatttggGACTGTGCTACATTTCATAATTATGTTTCCCTGTGAGTTGGCAGTAGTGCAGCAGTATTGTTGGCTAGGTTATGTATTTGAATAGAAACCAAGGGAAGCCAGTTTGAATAATGCCCTATCAATTGTGTTTCTGCTAGATAATAACATTTCACCCTGAATCCGCACTCAAACATCTGTATCGTGGCCAGTTGTGACCAGAAAGGCATCTGTCTTAAAAATCTGCCAAATTACCTCTACTGGCTTGCTACCTAATAAAGAAGGCATAGAcgaattcatttttaaacaaatacgtAACCATGTGATTGAGCGTTCCCTTAGTAATGCAGACGTAGTGATATAAGTggaatgaataaacaaaaacaagtctaaaTGAGAGGTTTTAACTGAAGTTGAAAGTGAAACATTGGATTTGCTTGTCAAGTGATCGAAAATGACGGAGATAACGGTGGAGTGGTGTAGCTCAGGTGGAGCTAAAAGGACACTGAAAGGAAATCTGATCAGGCGGAGACGTCGTGTGGCTTTCTTCTCCTccgtcctctcttctctctcctcgtcctcctctctctcctctctgattgggtTCGGCGTTGGACTCTTCTCCGCACTCCTGTTTGGTGCCATGTTGCTCTTCCTCCAGAAGTTCACTGTGTGGAATTGTGCGTACATCACTGTGGGCGTGGCCTGTGTCTTTGGCTTCGGCATGGGCCTCTCAAAAACCGTAAGAGCTGatgctgctgtgatgctgcCCTCTCTCTGCTCAAACCACGGCAAGACTTTGGTCTCgttggtcctggtttcagtcGTGGTCTCTGGTCCGATCTCCAACTCTTTCCACAACATTGAACTGGCCGCCTCAAGTATTCTTTGCTCCACTcagctctcagccaatcagacacAAGAGATGCTTCGAAGGGCTGCCTCTCCCCTCTCAGCGGCATTGGATAATTTGCGTGATATTAGCAACAAAGCTTACAAAACTGCCAATAGAATCCAGAACTTGATTGACACCCTGACCGATGGTGTCCGCCATATTGCCCGGACTCTAAGAAACCTACTACACTTTCTGGTGGACATCGGGGACATCTGTAACAAGGAGATGGGCGTCCCCTACAGGAAGTGCCGACAGCTGTTTGAAGAGGCCAGGCTAAACTGCAATGAGCTTCTTGGAGATTTTGACTTCCTATGTGAGCTTGTGGATGGCTTCATGCCCCTTTGTGACCTAGCGAAGGCTGCAGAGGTGTTCTGTGTCATCCCGTCATACGTGGCTGAGGAGCTGAAAAAAAGGCTAGCAACTCCAGTGGTGGCGGCTTTAGAGCAGCTAAAGAAGGAGTTTGTTTTTGACCTTGATGCttcagtgacctttgacctggaaGTGAACAGCAGCCAATCTCTACAGGAAGTGACACAACAAATCTTGAAGGAAGTGACATCAGAGCTGCACATGCTGGAGATGCTGAGTCAGCCCCTGAACTACCTTGCAGTGCTGCTTCTGGTGTGGAACTACTACAAGGCGGCTCGCTATCGACGCCGCTACCTTCGAGATCTGTACTATGACAACATTTACATCAACACCGCCTTCAAAGAACTGGACCGCCATGTGACCTCAAAGGGTGGGGCATCAGTTCTGCCAATCACAGCACGAGAATCCCAGGTCTTCATCACTCCATTTTCATTGAGAATGTCCAATCAGGAGAGGGAAGCAGTCCTAATAGACGTGTATTCTGCACTAAGACACTTGCTGATTGGTGGAATCCTGATGGCAGTGGACTTCCTGATTTTTTGGATCTTAGACCAAGTTCATCATCAAGCTTCAGTGGACATTGTAGTACGATCTCCGGTGAAAGTTCAAGTATCAGTGAATGGATCTGGTTTCGCTGCAGACATTTATAGAGACTTGGTCCACTCCTTTCAGATCCTCCAGGACTACAATCTTACAGTCTTCAGTCAGGCTTGCGTAGTTAAGCCGCGACACCCAGACATTGGCACTGCTGTCACTATTGGGTTCCTCTTGGGTCTGTCTCTTCTGCTTGCGGTTTGCAAAGGCTTCATCCAGAGAACAAGAAGAGTGGTCTGCTCCTGGTTCCACCCCGAACGAGAGCGAGAACGTCTTAGCCATCTCCGGAGCAGAATCCTGGAGGAGCGTCGATGGGAGAAGAACGCTCAGAGAACAGCTTTCTTGAGAGCATCCGTGTTCAGATCTAGAAACCGAGAACGGATTGAAGCTCTCCTACACAGAATTCCCGGAGGATCCAGACTTTTGCGAGTCCTGGGTCTGGAAAATACCTCTTGCCTGTCGTGTTCGAATGAGCTGAATCCAGAAATGGCTTTGCACTGTGATAATTCCACGTGCAGCGCTGTGTATTGTGGTGTGTGTTTGC encodes:
- the dcst2 gene encoding DC-STAMP domain-containing protein 2; this encodes IGFGVGLFSALLFGAMLLFLQKFTVWNCAYITVGVACVFGFGMGLSKTVRADAAVMLPSLCSNHGKTLVSLVLVSVVVSGPISNSFHNIELAASSILCSTQLSANQTQEMLRRAASPLSAALDNLRDISNKAYKTANRIQNLIDTLTDGVRHIARTLRNLLHFLVDIGDICNKEMGVPYRKCRQLFEEARLNCNELLGDFDFLCELVDGFMPLCDLAKAAEVFCVIPSYVAEELKKRLATPVVAALEQLKKEFVFDLDASVTFDLEVNSSQSLQEVTQQILKEVTSELHMLEMLSQPLNYLAVLLLVWNYYKAARYRRRYLRDLYYDNIYINTAFKELDRHVTSKGGASVLPITARESQVFITPFSLRMSNQEREAVLIDVYSALRHLLIGGILMAVDFLIFWILDQVHHQASVDIVVRSPVKVQVSVNGSGFAADIYRDLVHSFQILQDYNLTVFSQACVVKPRHPDIGTAVTIGFLLGLSLLLAVCKGFIQRTRRVVCSWFHPERERERLSHLRSRILEERRWEKNAQRTAFLRASVFRSRNRERIEALLHRIPGGSRLLRVLGLENTSCLSCSNELNPEMALHCDNSTCSAVYCGVCLLSWAAYTPNSCLGCGQPLISQDDQSDISDLELGSSDDEESGTKQNPGQIRPVQDNVEEQQEIEESGPTRNPDQIRPNQDYVDNVHPGRQRSSKSTTLVEVDNVHPGRQGSSKSTTFIQVDNVHPSQQRSSRSTTLVQIDNAHPSRQRSSKSTTFIQVDNVHPSQQRSSRSTTLIQVDNAYPNR